The genomic stretch ATGTCTTTAATATGAAAAATATACTTAACTTTATTTATGTATATTCAAATTTACATAAATATTATATTTTTAAGTGGTTGTAATACACTAATCAGTAATATTGGTCTATAAAACCGTAATATGTATAATTGTATACTCAATTGATTTAGTGATTTTTGTTTACAATAATTATTCACAAATATAATTTCTGAAATATCATTATTAACTTGATAAAAAATAATTTATGGAATTAAAAGGACAATACAGTAGAAGAGGCTTCCTAAAAGTTTCGGGATTGCTGGCGGCTTTTGTAACTATTCCGTCTTCGGTAAAAGCTTTCTATCAGGATGTAAAGCAATATTTTATCCCCAAGAAAAATGTGTCGCGGCTTACCTTATCCATCAATAAAAAAAGTCATACGCTTTATGCAGATACCCGTACAACATTGCTCGATTTATTTAGAGAGCAGCTTAATCTTACGGGCTCAAAAAAAGGTTGCGACCATGGGCAGTGCGGTGCGTGTACAATACATATTGACGGAGAAAGAGCCTTAAGCTGCCTTACCTTAGCTGCAATGGCTCAGGGAAAAGAAATCACAACCATTGAAGGTTTATCAAACGGAAGCGAACTTCATCCGATGCAGAAAGCGTTTATAGAATGTGACGGTTTTCAGTGCGGTTATTGTACGCCCGGGCAAATTATGTCAGCCGTTGCCTGTGTTAATGAAGGACACACCGGTTCTGTTGATGAAATTAAAGAATATATGAGCGGAAATCTCTGCCGTTGCGGAGCATATAACGGTATTGTTCAATCCATTCAAAAAGTAGCAGCACAATGAGACCATTTAATTTTGAAAAAGTAAATTCTGTTGCTGAAGCTTCAGCTATGAAATCTGTGAATAAACAATTCATTGCGGGTGGTACCAATTTGGTAGACCTGATGAAAAAAAATATAGCACAACCGGAAACCTTGATCGATGTTCATTTAGCGTTAACCAATTCAATTGATTATCAAAACAATGTATTGATCATTGGCGCAGTTGCTAGTAACACTAAAGTAGCAGTTGATAAAGAAGTAATTGAAAAATTTCCTCTCATTTCTAAAGCTATTTTAGCAGGTGCCTCACCTCAAATCCGGAATATGGCTAGTTCTGCAGGAAATCTACTGCAACGGACGAGATGTCCTTATTTTTATGATATTACAACTCCTTGCAACAAGAGAAAACCAAACAGTGGCTGCAGCGCGGTTGACGGAAATAACAGAATGAGTGCCATTGCCGGATATAACGAGCAGTGTGTGGCGGTTCATCCATCTGACTTTTGTGTAGCTTTAGCTGCTTTGGATGCAACCGTAACAGCAGTGACAAAAGAACAGAAAGAGATTACAATTCCGTTTAAAGATTTTCATAAATTACCGGAAAATACACCGTGGCTGGATAATAATTTGCCTCAGGACGCTGTCATAACCAAGATAGAAATTCCAAATAATTCTTTCAGCAAACATTCAACATATGTCAAATTAAGAGATCGAAGTTCATATGCTTTTGCATTAATTTCTGTCGCCGCAGCACTAGATTTAAAAGGCAAAAGAATTAAGGAAGCCCGTCTTGCATCAGGAGGGGTGGCACATAAACCTTGGCGCTGGTACGAAGCCGAACAGTTTTTGAAAGGTAAACAGGCTACAGAAAATGTTTTTGAAGAGGCGGCAAAACTGGCAACCAAAGATTTGAAACCACTATCTGAAAATGGCTATAAAATACCCATGCTTCAGGGAGCGATTGTAACAGCGTTAAAAAATTGCATCAATCAATAAGTTGAATATATACATTAAAAAAAAGTAAATGTTATGGGATTAATTGAATTGATAAAAGATAAATTTAAAAAGCCGGAAGGGCGTGTGGAAGGGGTGGAGAAAGTAACCGGTAAGGGGAAATATGCCGCTGAATACGAGGTGAAGAATATGGCTTATGCTGTCTTGGTTGGAAGTACTGTTCCGGCAGGCTCAATACAGTCAATTTTGGTGGATAAAGCAAAAGAGGTAGAAGGTGTTCTCGATATAATTACCCATCTCAATAAACCTATAGTTCCGGGTTTGTCTACCGAAGAAAAAATTAAAGAGGCAAAATTAGGCCTGCCTGTTTTCCATACCAATAAAGTATATTTTAAAGGCCAGCCTATTGCAATGGTGATTGCAGAAACGCTTGAGGATGCCACTTTTGCAGCCTCACTGATAGAAACTGAATATCACAAAGAGAGCTTTAGTGTTGATTTTGATGCAACGAAAGAATCTGTATCGTTGAAGCCTGAAGGTAAGGAAAGAGGGAGTCAGGATAGCTGGCGGAATTCTCAGTTTATTATAGATCAACAATATAATATTAAAGCTGATGTACACAACCCTATGGAAATGCATGCAACGATTGCACATTGGACCGGAAATGACACCTTAAGGCTATATGACAAGAATCAGGGGGTGAATAATGTACAGAAAACCTTCGCCAAATTGTGGGCGTTACCTGAAAAAAACATTGAAGTTTTCAGTGAATTTGTAGGCGGAGGTTTTGGCTCCGGGCTTCGGGTCTGGCCGCATGTATTGGCATCGATAATGGCCTCAAAACAGGTCAATAGACCCGTAAAACTCATGCTTACTCGTCCCCAAATGTTTGCCGGGACAGGCTACAGACCTGCTTCCTGGCAGCGGATCAGATTAGGCTCAGATGGGTCAGGTAATCTTTTGGGGATTCTACATCAGGCAAAAAATGGAACTTCTGTATATGAAAATTTTAACGATGGAATTACCCGCGTCAGCAGATTAATATATAAACTACCCAATTTAAAAGCAGAAGCAGCAATTGTTCCATTAAACTTAAGCACACCTACCTGGATGCGGGGTCCCGGCGATTGTACAGGCGTGTTTGCCTTAGAATCTGCTGTCGACGAGCTAAGTTATCAACTCAAAATGGATCCTGTCGAATTAAGATTAAAAAATATTTCACTTGAAAAGCATCCGGATTCCGGATTACCATGGTCTACTCATTTCCTTGATGAAGGTATCAGAAAAGGTGCAAAAATGATTGGTTGGAATTCCAGAAAAGCTATTCCTAAAAGCAGTGTTGACGGAGATTGGTACATCGGTTACGGAATGGCTGTTGGGATGTGGAATGCCGGCAGGCAGGAAGCTAAAGCTGCCATTATTATGCATAAGGACGGCAGTATTACTGTACAAACTGCAATGACAGATATTGGAACGGGTACCGGAACGGGTATGCAGAATATTGCCCATGAAATTACGGGAATCTCTAAAAATAAAATCAATATTGAATTAGGAAATTCAACGCTTCCGCCGGCACCCAGTCAGGGCGGCAGTACAGGATTATCATCTGTGAGTGGAGCAGTTCATGATGCGAGCAATCAATTAAAATTAAAGTTGGCAGACTATGCTTCTTCAGTCAATCAAAACTTTAAAAATGCTGCTCTGGAAAATATTATTCTTTCAGATGAAGGAATTAGTTTAAAAGATAAATCAGTCATTTTTGTTGCGTATTCAGAATTATTCGAAAAAAATAATTTAAATGAAATTCGTTTGGAAGTTTCATCTAAACCGGGAAGTGAGCGTGAAAAATATGCATTCTGTTCATCTGCAGCTCATTTCTGTAAAGTAAGGGTGAACAAGAGAACCGGAAAAGTCAAAATAGAGAAACTTGCCGTAGTAGGAGACGGCGGAAAGATCATAAATACCCAGGCAGCGGCAAATCAGATGTCGGGTGCGGCAGTTGGCGGTATAGGGATGACTTTGATGGAGGAAAATCAGATTGATGCTAAATTAGGTACTGTAATTGGCAATGATCTGGCGGGATATCATTTTGCCGTTAATGCAGATGCGCCGATCATTGAGGTTGAATTCATCAATAAACCAGATCCCAATATTAATCCGTCCGGGGCAAAAGGTCTTGGTGAAGTCGGAATTATTGGAACAGCTCCGGCGATTGCTAATGCTATTTATAATGCTATTGGATTGCGTATGAGAGATTTGCCAATTACGCCTGACAAAATATTATTGGCATTAAATCAAAGATAAATCAATATTTCCGCTAATTATTTTAATTAAATTACCGGTAAATTATACCACATCAACCGTTATCTTCGCATAACGGTTCTTTTTTTGTAGTGCTTTCGTCATACCAAATCTTACGCTTATGGCAAGTAATGAAAAACAATCAGTTACACTCAATGTAAATGGTGAAGATCATCATTTGGAAATTTTACCTTGGGTTTCCCTGCTTGATGCTCTTCGGGAAAGAATTCATCTTACGGGCACAAAAAAAGGATGCGACCACGGTCAGTGCGGCGCATGCACTGTTTTAATTGATGGTAAAAGATCATTAAGCTGTCTTACCCTTGCCGTTATGAAAGATGGATCAGAAATTACAACCATAGAAGGAATTGCCAGTGACGGAACTCTTCATCCTGTACAACAGGCATTTATTGATCATGACGCTTTTCAATGCGGATATTGCACTCCGGGACAGATTTGCAGTGCCATCGGTTTGCTTAATGAAAATAAAGCCAATACCCGTGAAGAGGTTCAGGATCTGATGAGTGGAAATCTCTGCCGTTGCGGTGCTAACAAGGGAATTATTAATGCTGTAATGGCTGTAAAACAAGGGATGTCATGAATAATTTTACCTATACAAAAGCCACCGATATTGACAATGCTGTTGCATTGATTAATGCAGGTGATGACAACAAAATCATTGCGGGAGGTACTAACATTATCGATCTTTTGAAATATTTTATAATCGAAGCTGATAAATTGGTTGATATCAATAAAATTTCGGGGATTAATGAATTAACTGAACTCCCAGATGGCGGAATCCGGATTGGTGCGTTGCTTACAAATGCAGATACTGCATATCACCCTGTTATTGAAGAAAAATATCCTTTACTATCAAAAGCAATCTTAGCAGGCGCTTCTCCTCAAATCAGAAATATGGCCACCAATGGCGGAAATTTACTGCAGCGCACACGATGTTATTATTTTTATGATATTCATACGCCTTGCAACAAACGGGAACTGGGTTCCGGATGTTCTGCAATTAAAGGATATAACCGTATTCATGCTATTTTAGGACATAATGAAAACTGTATTGCAGTCTTTCCTTCTGATATGTGCGTGGCACTATCTGCATTGGATGCTGTCATCAATATTTCCGCACCGGATGGTGAGAGAGCCATAGAATTTTCAGGTTTTCATAGACTTCCCGAAGATAGACCAGATATTGATAATAATCTAAAGAAGGGTGAACTCATTACTTCGATTAATCTACCTGAAAAGGGATTCTCCAAAAATTATTCTTACCTGAAATTACGTGACAGAAGTTCTTATTCCTTTGCATTAGTCTCTGTAGCGACAGGCCTGGAGCTGGAAAACAAAATTATAAAAGAGGCAAGAATTGCCCTTGGCGGTGTAGCTCACAAACCATGGCGGGTAAAAGAAGCAGAAGATTTTCTTATTGGCAAAGAACCAAATCGGGAAAGTTTCAGTGCTGCGGCAGATCGTATTCTTAATGGCGCAAAAGGTTTCGATCACAACAGTTTTAAAATCGATTTAGCTAAAAAAGCAATTGTAAGAAACTGTATGATGGCACTTGATCCGTCATCCCAACGTCCGGGTGCAAAACCTTCTTTATAAATTATTATTAATTCTAAAATCAAAATTAGATGAAAAATATACCCTCTGTCGGAAAACCCATCAGCCGCCTCGAAGGTCATCTTAAGGTAACCGGAAGTGCAAAATATGCAGGAGAATATGAAGCACCAGATTTACTGTATGGTTATATTGTCAACAGTACCATTACCAAAGGGAAAATAAAATCAATCGATACCGAACATGTTAAAAAAATAGAAGGTGTGATTGAAGTTTTCACGCATGAGAATAAACCCTCCACTGCCTGGTTTGATTTCCAGTACGCAGATATGGATGCGCCTCCCGGAATCGTTTTTAAGCCACTGAAAGATAATGAAATAAAATACAATGGCCAACCTATCGCTTTGGTCGTTGCAGAAACCTTTGAAATGGCAAGGTACGCGGCTGCAAAGATCAATATCGTTTATGAAGAAGAAAATTTTGAGACAGATTTAAAAACTAATCTTGAAAAGGCAAGGGATCCTAAAAAAGGGATGGCATCTTTATTAAAACCGCCCCCACCAAAGCCTAACGGTGACTTTCAAAAAGAATATGATCATTCATTTGTAAAAACGGATAGCCATTTCAGCCACGGAACAGAACATCACAATCCTATGGAAATGTATGCGTCGACCGTAATTTATGAAGGAAAAAATAAGTTAAAGATTTACGATAAAACGCAGGGGACAATTAATTCGCAGATGTACGTTGCCAATGTTTTCGGATTGAAAATGAAAAATGTTCAGGTGATTTCTCCTTTTGTTGGTGGAGGTTTCGGTTCGGGGCTTAGACCGCAGCAGCAGCTTTTTATGGCGGTAATGGCATCTTTAGCCTTGAAACGTAATGTAAGAGTGACGTTGAGCCGGGCACAAATGTATATGATTGGCCACCGACCGCCCACATTGCAGCATACGAAATTCGGAGCTGATAAAAGTGGAAAAGTGAATGCGATGTATCACAAAGCCATCGGCGAAACTTCCCGCTTCGAGGATTATGTAGAGATCGTGGTGAATTGGGCAAATATGCTCTATCCAGCCGAAAATACTTTATTAGAACATCAACTTGTTCCACTGGATGTTTACAGTCCTTTGGATATGAGAGCCCCGGGCGGAAGTACCGGAATGCACGCCATAGAAGTTACAATGGATGAAATTGCTTACCAATTAAATATTGATCCGTTAGAACTAAGATTAATCAATTATTCTGAAATTGATAAAAGCAGCGATAAAGAATATTCCAGTAAAGAATTGAGGAAATGCTACCTCAAAGGAGCAGAAAAATTTGGTTGGAATCAAAGAAATCCTAAACCCCGCAGTATGAAACGGGGAAATAAATTGGTCGGTTACGGAATGGCAACCGGAATTTGGGATGCCAACAGGATTTTCGGTCGTGCGGAAGCAATCATGACATCAGATGGAAAAGTAGAAGTGAAAAGTGCTGTTACAGATATTGGAACCGGAACATTTACAATTATGACTCAAATCGCAGCAGATGAACTTGGGCTTCCGATTGAGGATGTTACTTTTTCTTATGCAGACAGTAAAATGCCTTTTGCACCGATTCAGGGTGGTTCATTTACCACCGCAACCGTTGGCCCTGCAGTTCAGGCAGCTTGTCAGGCATTAAATAAAAAGCTTTTTAAAAAAGCTAAAGATCTTAAAAATTCAGTATTGGGCGATACTAAATTTAATCAAGTTACCTTTAAAAACGGATTCACCATTCATAACGATAATCCAGAAATAAAAGTGAGCATCAGTGAAATTTTTGAAGCCAATGAAGGGAAACCCATCAAGACAACCAATTCTGCAATTCCTAATCCTTTAACATATGGCAAAAAAGCAAGAGCCGTTCACAGCGCCGTTTTTGTTGAGGTGGAAGTGGATGAAGAGCTTGGAGTTATTGAAGTCAGGAGAGCACTTACAGCAGTTGCAGCCGGAAAGATTATCAATCCTAAGACGGCTGAAAGTCAGGTTTTAGGTGGAATGATCTGGGGACTCAGCAAAGCGCTTCATGAAGAAACTATTGTAGATCATGAACTTGGAAAATACATGAATGCCAATCTTGCAGAATATCATATTCCCGTGCATGCTGATATTCATGATTTACAAGTATTATTTATCGATGAAGAAGATCAGTTTGTAAATGATCTGGGAGTGAAAGGAGTCGGTGAAATAGGAGGAGTAGGTATGCCTCCTGCTGTAACGAATGCTATTTTTCATGCGACAGGCAAAAGAATTTATGATCTTCCTATCCATTTTGATAAATTACTATAATTTACATTTGATATGTTTTATTACTTAAAGTTCAAATTGTGACAAGAATTTCTTGTGACTTAAAATACCGAAACTTTCGGACAGGCTTGTCAGATTTATTTCTCCAGAAGCGATGAAGAATTTGAAGAGATACCGCTATAGTATAACGTGTAGTAAAAAAAATTCAAAAGGATTAATTTGATAATTATTAAGAAATAAAGCCCCATTTGGAGCTTTATGAAATTAAAAATATAACTATTTTATCATCATCACTAACATTGTCCACTTGAATGACACTGTCTTTTAACAGCATAGCCGGAAACACTTGTGAAACTCCGTTTCTTAAATAATATAGCAAAACGCTGCTTGTTATCAATTAAAATTTTTCACAAAAAACACTTTGATTAGTCACCAAATATAGAAAAATAAGCTAACTCACCAAATAAACCTATTGCAAAAACTATCTACAATTGATTGGCTTATACAAAAATATTATTCATTGGTAGATGAACTCGCTGCATAAATACGTGTAGGAAGCAGGCTTCAATAATTAATCATCAGAAAACTAACAACTAAAATAAACTTCCTTAGAATTATTTTTTTAAATAGATTGTACTACCTCGTCCAATTCAAATCGGGATTTTGGAAAAACACTCGGGTGCATAAAATCACTTAAATCAGCATAGCCAACGGCCACTGCAAATAAAGGAGCATATCCATCTTGTACTAATATCTGTTGATAAGCTTCACGGTTGATACCTTCCATTGGTGTAGCATCAAGCCCCATACTTATGCAAGCACTTAAAAAATAGCCTAATGAAAGATAAACCTGATGTTCCATCCACGATTTTACGGCAGCATCGCCATTTGCCTTTATCATGGGTTCATAAAATCCTGTTCTCCAACCTTCGGGTAGAATAGAAATATTGCGTTTCTCAAAATGTTTAATCTCTTCCATTACACTGAACACTACTAAAAGACCTACATCGTTAATTGATTGTTCATTCATATAAGATTGAGAAGCCAATTCACTTTTGACATCTTCGGAAGTAACAAATGTAAATTTCCATGGCTGGCTGTTGATGGAAGACGGGCTTAAGCGGATTATTTCCTTTAGCTCGTCAATCTGTTCTGCGGAAATCTTTTTAATTGGGTTATACTTTTTGGTCGCATATCTGCGTCTGGCAAGGTCTAAGAAATTCATATCTTCTTTTTTTAAAATTATACTATACTTTTTACTGTTGCAAAACTAAGTATAGTGTTTTACCTTTGCAATAACGGTCAAAATTGATAGTAACAGATGTATAGTATAGACGACAAACAGTATCCCTGCAGCACAAGCCTCACAATGAAGTATATAGGTGGCAAATGGAAAGCGGTAATTCTTATTCATTTAATCGAAAAAAAACGATATAGTGAATTGAGAAAAGAATGCAAAGTGATTACCGAGCGGACATTAAGCTTACAGTTAAAAGAAATGGAAGAAGACGGTCTAATTACTCGTACTGTTCACACCAGCAAACCACCATTGAGAGTGGAGTATGAGCTGACAGAATTTGGCGTAACGCTAATTCCTTTGCTCAAAGCTATTGCACAATGGGGAACGGAAACCGCAGAAAAGAATAAGCGCATAAAGGTAGCGGAATAGTGTGAGAATATTTTTATTTGCAGATATTTCCAATAAATGATTGAAACCATAAGGCTGAATGACTACAATAATTATTGATGTTTTTTCTACCAAATATAAATCTTTAAATGTCGTGACCTGTCCATAAAAAGACAAATTTGGATAATTTATAATTGTCTTGCCATGAGCGTTTTGAATAATGACGCAGTTTTGTTTAAACGTCCTAATTAGCTTTTCTCAAAAGGCCAGTGATAATTGCTGCGATTAGTAATATAAGTTTGAGCAAGGAACCAGAATCAGCAACTCTCTAAAAAATAAACTTACTCTAATTTATAAATACAGCTTTGACTTAAGTTTTGCAGCTTCATTTGATTATTATTTTAAAACAAAGCTGTCTAATTGAGGAGACGTATTATTTTTAATTCAAGAAATTAGTTTATTGAAGATTTGAATCATAAAATGAAATAGAAGTTATGCCATAAATTTGTTAGAATTTAACCTCTACAATATGCTTATTGATCTCGATTTACTACGTGCCCACGGAGGTACAATTCATACCTATGACTCTCATGATTATATATTTCAAATAGAAGAAACCCCTAGGTGCTATTATCAAATAGTTTCAGGAGATGTAAAATTAAATTACACCAACGAGGATGGTAAAGAATTGATCCAAAGCCTTCTGACTAAAGGAGAAAGCGTTTGTGAATTGCTTCTGTTTGTTGATCATAAATACCCTGTAAATGCTGTTACAATGTCTGATTGTACCATTATGAAAGTACCGAAGGTAGAATTTTTACATATGTTAGATGAACATCCTCGTGCAGCAATAGATGTTCGAACCTATATATCAAAAACGCTATATCAGAAATTTATTATGATGCAGAATATTGCATCTACTTCCGCAGAAGAACGTATTAAAGGTACCTTAAAATATTTTAAAAGTTTTTTTCCGGATAAAACTCCATTTTCATATGAAGTCAAGCTGACAAGACAACAGTTTGTATCAATTACCGGATTACGTACAGAAACCGTTATCAGAACTTTGAAAAAGCTTGAGAAAGAGGGATTTGTAAAAATAGAAGATCGGAAGGTGTACTTTTAAGTAATAGGAACTATTTTCTGTCTCTAAGTGCCCATCACAATACATTATGCTCCTCTGTCTACCTGATCTTTTATAATTTTTCTTTAATGTAGATAGCCGTTACTGCCAATATTTCTTTTTAGTATTTCAAGAAGGTCTGCCTGTCTGAGAGGCTTGGGAAGGAAGTCAGTCATACCTGATTCAAGGCATTTTTCTTTCTCACCCAGAATATTTCCGGCTGTAACCCCTATGATGGGTATATTTTCGTATCCGGGCAGCATCCGTATTTGTTGTGTCGCTTCGATACCGCTCATGATTGGCATCTGAACATCCATAAGAATAATGGAAAAATGCTTTTTCTTACACGCTTCTAAAGCTTCCAGACCATTGACAGCTTCCGCTAAGTGTGCATCTGGAGCCAGGGATTTCATCATCCTGTTATTCAATACCATATTCACTGGATTGTCATCTACCAAAAGAACATCAAGTTCAGGCTCAAATGCATAAGAAGCTTTCTCGGACTGATCCTCAGGAATTTCTACTACATTACTCTGGGGTGCTCCTTGTAGGGCTTTGTATAAACCATTTGATGTGATTGGTTTCAACAGGAAATATGTATTTTCTCTTTCGCGAATTGAAGTAATTACGTCTAGTTGATCCGATGATGAAGAAAGTATGATGAATGGAGTATTTTCTTTTTTCTTATGAAAAAGTTCTATAATTTTATCTATTGTTTCCAATCCTGAAATAACCGGCATATAATAATCCATCAGGATTACGTCAAACCGATCTCCCTTCAGTAGAATTTTCAAAGCTTCCATTCCATTAGCAGCCAGCGTAGATTCTATATTCCTATAAGCAAGCATCTGCTGAAGAATTATCCTGTTGTTTTCATTATCATCTACCACCAAAGCTTTTTTGATGGTTATATCTTCATCTTTTCTAAACTCAGAAATCTCATATGGAACCTCAACGTCGAAGAAAAATACGGAACCTTTTTCTGGTGCACTGATCAACGATAAATGGCTACCCATATACTTGAGAATATTGTTCGAGATCGTAAGGCCGAGACCTGTTCCTCCATATTGTTTGCTAATAGAACTGTTCTCTTGTGTAAAAGCATTAAAAATATATTTCTGTTTTTCGACAGGAATACCTATGCCTGTATCTCTTACAGAGAAGCGTAAGGCAATATTTTTATCATCTATGCGTAACTTTTCAACTTTCAACTCGATCTCTCCCTTTTCTGTGAATTTCACTGCGTTGCCCAGAAGATTAATCAGGATCTGTTTTAATCTTGATTGATCAATGATAAGCGTCTTTGGTAGTCCGGGCTCGATATTAAGGAGAAGCTCGATATTTTTTTTCCTAGACTGGTAGAGAATGACATTAATCACCTGGTTCACGGTTTCATAAAGATCCATTTTTTCAACTAAGAGATCCATTTTTCCTGACTCTATTTTCGAAAAATCAAGAATATCATTAATGATGTTGAGGAGATTCTCTCCAGATTCATTGATATACTTCATATATTGTGCCTGCATCTCATTCAGTGGCGTCTTGAGGAGAAGATCTGAAAATCCGATGACCCCGTTCAAAGGAGTACGTATCTCATGGCTCATATTAGCCAGAAACTCAGATTTTGCTTTGCTTGCTATATCTGCTATTTCCTTGGCCTTTTTAAGTTCTTCATTTGCCATTATGGCTTTTGTAATATTTTGTACGGAAATAATGATACCTCCGATTTCATCTTCTGTGAGATACCATGGTCCGACTTTAAGGTCGTAATGCTGAATTTCTTCCCGACCGTCTACCTTTATAGGAAAGTTACCATTTATATAGGTTTTTCCTAGCAGAGCATCTTTATAGATTATTTCTCTTTCTTCAAAAATATCCGGAGATATGGTGAAGAGATTATTTCCGATAAGATCGACACCGGTCACATTGAATTCTTCTCTCCATTTAATGCTTACAGACAAATAGTTAAGGTTTTTATCAAACATTGCCAGAGGAATAGGAACGTCAGTGACAAAAGACTGCATCATGGCTTCCTTTCTGGTCACTTCCAGAAACATTTTTTTGAAGGTATCAATATTCTGAATGATTCCGAAAACCCTTTTGCAGACATTACCTTCAAATTCGGGAATTCCTTTTAATCTTACCCAGATCATAACACCGTCGTACCGGACAAGCTGAAACTCCTCGTCAAAGGGCGCTCCTTCTTTTATGGCCATGTCGAAAAGATATTTTATTTTTTCTCTGCTTTCTTCTTGATAGAATCTGATGGCATTTTCGAAATCCGGAACGAAATCATCTTCTATTTTATGAATATCTCGTGTACTCTGAGACCAGAAAAAGTTGTTGGTCTTCATGTTCAGTTCCCAGCCTCCGACTTGTGCTACCGTACTTGTTTCCTCAAGAATTTCTTTCGTGTAAAACAGATCTTTTTCTAATTTCTGCCTGCGGATAATGTCAGATTTTATTTGTTTGTAGAAAAAAATTGTAACACCAATAGCTGCAAGAGCAGAAAAAATGATGAATAAAACTGTCGATTTGGAAGACCTGTTGAGATCTTTATTTTTAATAGCCAATTGAGCTTCCTCATATTTTACAAATTTCTCAACAAGTATACGGCACCTGTCCATAGTTGTCTTATTTTGTAGAAGTTCTTCCGGGGTCATTAATATTCCCTTTTTTCGATTTTGAATTAACAAAATATCCTCTTCCATCATCATTTTGGAAGTACGAAAGAGTTCATTGATAAGCTCTATTTGATGTTTATCTTTGATATTCAGCCTATTTTCATTGGAAATAAGCGCTGGATATTGCTTTACACTTTCGTTAAAGGGATCCAGAAAATCTTCCTGACCCGTAATTTGATATCCTCGGTTACCTGTCTCTGCATCTAAGAGCGAATTTAAAACATCTTTTACCAGACTTATAGATTCCTTGCTTTTTAAAAAGCTTTCCCTATTCTCCATTTGCTTCTGTATGCTAACATAAGATGCTATAGAACTCGCAATTAGCAGTAATAAAGAAAGTACGACACCAATCTGAAGATTTCTAATAATTTTTTTCGGCATTGAAATTAGTTTAATGATAATGTAAATACAAGTAATCGCTTCTTCACTTTACTGAAACGCTACTTATCCCATATATTCTGTGATCATTTTGAGTTGCCAACAAGCTCATGATCATTTGAACATAAGAAAAATTAACCACATGATAAAAGTATGGCAAATATCTTCATTTTTAACATATGAATTACGATTATCAAAAAAATAAAGGTTATTCTTTTGAAAT from Chryseobacterium indoltheticum encodes the following:
- a CDS encoding FAD binding domain-containing protein, which encodes MRPFNFEKVNSVAEASAMKSVNKQFIAGGTNLVDLMKKNIAQPETLIDVHLALTNSIDYQNNVLIIGAVASNTKVAVDKEVIEKFPLISKAILAGASPQIRNMASSAGNLLQRTRCPYFYDITTPCNKRKPNSGCSAVDGNNRMSAIAGYNEQCVAVHPSDFCVALAALDATVTAVTKEQKEITIPFKDFHKLPENTPWLDNNLPQDAVITKIEIPNNSFSKHSTYVKLRDRSSYAFALISVAAALDLKGKRIKEARLASGGVAHKPWRWYEAEQFLKGKQATENVFEEAAKLATKDLKPLSENGYKIPMLQGAIVTALKNCINQ
- a CDS encoding (2Fe-2S)-binding protein, which translates into the protein MASNEKQSVTLNVNGEDHHLEILPWVSLLDALRERIHLTGTKKGCDHGQCGACTVLIDGKRSLSCLTLAVMKDGSEITTIEGIASDGTLHPVQQAFIDHDAFQCGYCTPGQICSAIGLLNENKANTREEVQDLMSGNLCRCGANKGIINAVMAVKQGMS
- a CDS encoding FAD binding domain-containing protein, which gives rise to MNNFTYTKATDIDNAVALINAGDDNKIIAGGTNIIDLLKYFIIEADKLVDINKISGINELTELPDGGIRIGALLTNADTAYHPVIEEKYPLLSKAILAGASPQIRNMATNGGNLLQRTRCYYFYDIHTPCNKRELGSGCSAIKGYNRIHAILGHNENCIAVFPSDMCVALSALDAVINISAPDGERAIEFSGFHRLPEDRPDIDNNLKKGELITSINLPEKGFSKNYSYLKLRDRSSYSFALVSVATGLELENKIIKEARIALGGVAHKPWRVKEAEDFLIGKEPNRESFSAAADRILNGAKGFDHNSFKIDLAKKAIVRNCMMALDPSSQRPGAKPSL
- a CDS encoding xanthine dehydrogenase family protein molybdopterin-binding subunit — encoded protein: MGLIELIKDKFKKPEGRVEGVEKVTGKGKYAAEYEVKNMAYAVLVGSTVPAGSIQSILVDKAKEVEGVLDIITHLNKPIVPGLSTEEKIKEAKLGLPVFHTNKVYFKGQPIAMVIAETLEDATFAASLIETEYHKESFSVDFDATKESVSLKPEGKERGSQDSWRNSQFIIDQQYNIKADVHNPMEMHATIAHWTGNDTLRLYDKNQGVNNVQKTFAKLWALPEKNIEVFSEFVGGGFGSGLRVWPHVLASIMASKQVNRPVKLMLTRPQMFAGTGYRPASWQRIRLGSDGSGNLLGILHQAKNGTSVYENFNDGITRVSRLIYKLPNLKAEAAIVPLNLSTPTWMRGPGDCTGVFALESAVDELSYQLKMDPVELRLKNISLEKHPDSGLPWSTHFLDEGIRKGAKMIGWNSRKAIPKSSVDGDWYIGYGMAVGMWNAGRQEAKAAIIMHKDGSITVQTAMTDIGTGTGTGMQNIAHEITGISKNKINIELGNSTLPPAPSQGGSTGLSSVSGAVHDASNQLKLKLADYASSVNQNFKNAALENIILSDEGISLKDKSVIFVAYSELFEKNNLNEIRLEVSSKPGSEREKYAFCSSAAHFCKVRVNKRTGKVKIEKLAVVGDGGKIINTQAAANQMSGAAVGGIGMTLMEENQIDAKLGTVIGNDLAGYHFAVNADAPIIEVEFINKPDPNINPSGAKGLGEVGIIGTAPAIANAIYNAIGLRMRDLPITPDKILLALNQR
- a CDS encoding (2Fe-2S)-binding protein, whose translation is MELKGQYSRRGFLKVSGLLAAFVTIPSSVKAFYQDVKQYFIPKKNVSRLTLSINKKSHTLYADTRTTLLDLFREQLNLTGSKKGCDHGQCGACTIHIDGERALSCLTLAAMAQGKEITTIEGLSNGSELHPMQKAFIECDGFQCGYCTPGQIMSAVACVNEGHTGSVDEIKEYMSGNLCRCGAYNGIVQSIQKVAAQ